From one Paenibacillus terrae HPL-003 genomic stretch:
- a CDS encoding polysaccharide deacetylase family protein: MKHVIFKRTMLIMSMLAILGILVYEARAIYHPPLVKGTHRTRTANADRLVRHLFSLTPTPDKVYYQDKVIVLMYHEVTKAPPDPGALKLSNFTKQLDEMKANGFHWITMKEYTDFILHKAKVPDNAVLMTFDDGYESFYTDTFPVLKKYRVPATNFLITSTISNPKHIGIPKLTWEQIEHMHAEGVDFYNHTNDQHAYGYSNVARTKEKPLLMAPVYSKKLGRMETEDEFKQRVYNDLDTADKKLFKHLHNDRNVLAFPYGGYTKETLEICRALGIDVTFTVKRGINSPGQTNGYRVNAGGIYNIPEVLVQYMKEGAPERPLPFAQGPNKAS, from the coding sequence TACCATCCCCCCCTGGTTAAAGGGACTCACCGTACACGCACGGCAAATGCAGATCGACTGGTACGGCACCTATTCTCTCTGACACCAACGCCGGATAAAGTATATTACCAGGACAAGGTTATTGTCCTGATGTATCATGAAGTAACCAAAGCTCCACCCGATCCCGGCGCGCTCAAGCTCAGCAATTTTACGAAGCAACTGGATGAAATGAAAGCCAACGGCTTCCACTGGATTACGATGAAAGAGTATACGGACTTTATTCTACATAAAGCCAAGGTGCCCGATAATGCTGTACTTATGACCTTCGACGATGGCTATGAATCTTTTTATACAGACACCTTTCCCGTGTTGAAAAAGTACCGTGTACCCGCAACCAATTTTCTCATCACATCCACGATCAGTAATCCCAAGCACATCGGTATCCCGAAGCTGACATGGGAACAAATCGAGCACATGCATGCCGAAGGTGTTGATTTCTACAACCACACCAATGACCAGCATGCATATGGGTACTCGAATGTAGCACGCACCAAGGAAAAACCGCTTCTCATGGCTCCCGTATATTCGAAAAAGCTGGGGCGTATGGAAACCGAGGACGAATTTAAACAGCGGGTTTACAACGATTTGGACACCGCCGACAAAAAGCTGTTCAAGCATCTCCACAATGATCGTAACGTTCTGGCCTTTCCGTATGGAGGATATACCAAGGAAACGCTGGAAATTTGCCGCGCTCTGGGCATTGACGTTACCTTCACGGTGAAGCGTGGCATTAACTCACCTGGACAAACGAATGGCTATCGCGTTAATGCAGGTGGGATATACAATATTCCGGAAGTATTGGTGCAATACATGAAGGAAGGCGCTCCGGAACGACCGTTGCCGTTTGCGCAAGGTCCTAACAAAGCGTCCTAA